The following DNA comes from Alosa alosa isolate M-15738 ecotype Scorff River chromosome 13, AALO_Geno_1.1, whole genome shotgun sequence.
CCCTGGGATCTAACTTCTGATGTCCTGGCCTGTGCTTGCAAAACTATTTTAAATATcctaaacatttgaaaaaataacaTCTTATcacactaaaatacaaataaatgcaCATAAGATGTCCAGCAATGCATACTCTTTGTATCAAGGGTCCATACAACTTTGCAGGACAAATTGAAGGTGGCACATCAGGTCTAGCATAATCTTCTCCTGAAGGGGTTAGTGCGAGAGTGAGTTTGGGCTGGGGAATCCTGTGAATTGTGTATCTGTCAGCATGGAGAGGTCTGTGTCCGTCTGTCAGGGTGGGATTTATGGATGTATTAAAATAAGACATATTTGGAACaagctaatccactgtttgaTAATGTGGACAACGCTATTTTATAATCACCTGtgcctctttttctttctccttggGAATGCGATGCCTCTTCTTTTTTGTCCCTGCTGTGGATTGCTGTGGCATAGAGGGAGAACTGGCATGGCCATTTGGTCTGGCATCTTCCACTCCAGGCAGACATTCCAATGTGGCTCCAACATCATCCTATGAATCAGTAAAAGTCAATACTCTGCCCAGCTGCAGTAAATGTTAATGTATGCTACTAAATGGCAATCCCATGTTTATCCCAATATCTAAACTATACTGTCCAAatatcagtaggctattcaaccTCTCTAAAACATGACCAGTGATCAATACAGTAACAtatttgtgcttcattcatatAAACAACCAAACTAACTAGGTTGTTGGATAGGGATACAAGCCTCAGTTAATAGAATTACATGTTCTATGGTCTCTTCACCTCAAGGAGAATAGTTAGCTGTGCATTCCTATAGTCGTCTCCGTACGTGTCCAGCGTTTTCATCAAAAACCTGTGAAGAGACGAATAACAACTGAGACCACCTATTCTTACAGCAGAAACTGAAGAACACAATAATGCAGGAGTTTTAAGCAAGAACAAATCTAGAGCACCTCCTCTCATTCTTTAGTCGCCGGGTTATCCTTTGTACTTGGTGGAGGCGTCCAAGAATTTTCTCATTCACCTGCAGTCAGAGAACATGAGTAAATTCAGACTGTGGGTCAGTGGGGTCGACATACTCTTGACCGTATGTTTGCATACCATACAAATTGTACACGCTTTTAAAGACTATTCCCTCCTCTCCTACCACAAGAGGTAGCCTACTGCTCGGGATAAGACAAGTAGCAACATCCTCTCACTTACCTGTTCTATCTCTTTGCATCTCTTGCTAAGTGCCAGGTATTTCCTCTTGTCaagctctcttctctcctcttcgtCTGGCCCTGGCTCTCCACTATCCAGGAGCTCTCCCTCTCCAGGTCCCAGCTCTACCTCCCCTGGTCCAAGCTCAACTCCGTCAGGTTCCAACTCCGCTTCAAGAATGTGTCCTCCAAAGAGAGGGGGCAATGCCAGTCCAGAGAAGTCTTCCATCATCTAACGTGACAATTGAAACAATACCGAGTACACACTTAACGCTGGATCAAAATTGTAAAACACACGATTATAAAGTAAACATACATatgattataaggtaggcctatgatTATTTTGCCTACCTTTAGCTGACGTACAAGGTTACTGCAAACCACTTCGTTCAAAACAATGCCATATTACTCATTTAGGGTGTTACCATGAGTAGATATATAAACGTGAATCCATTCAACACACAGATTAAAACGATTTACAAACTTCAGAAAACAAATTAACCTTTCATTTCCCAAGCCGTGGAAATGTTCATTTTGATCATTTCAGTTGCCGTCGCACACATTAGATCGACCTATCTCACTGTCGCTTAGTTCATACGTCATCACAAACCTGAAGAAACATGGCGGGCAGTAAGTATTAGCTTTGGCGTTGACTTTTAAGGTGTCATATTTGTGAACAGGCAATGCGCTGTTGCTAAATGTACAGGTTGATGGTATTCATTACACCTTTACAACAATATCGAACTATTCAGATCGAGCAGAATTGTTTGATATCCCCATCTTATGACGGGTGACCTTGGGCTAGCTCACGTTGGTTAATGTTTCAGCTCATTAGACAGTAACCTTTGCTGCTGTTCATATGTTGTCAGtgataccagagaatgtctgatACATTATCGTACACGTATACTTTATgatctgactacatttttgaAATCAAGACAGCCAGGTGCTATCGCAGTAGGAACGGATGATTTGAAATCTGCCACTGTAGTGGTTTTtgagctaacgttaacattaacttGAACAAGCTAACATCAATCGTCAAAACAAGCTTTTTAGGAAATATTTACTTAGCTTGATCCACTCAACATGCACTTAACTGTATCAAGACAGTAGTTTGAATGTGTACtaaatatatatgttttaaGACGGTTTTACTAACACATTCTTAATTTTGCTTCAGTCGGAGCATTCCTAAAAAATGCATGGAGCAAGGAGCCTGTAATCACAGCCTCTTGTGGGATCGGATTATTAGGTGAGTTACCACtgaaaacgttaaaatgatTAATGTTAAAGTTAGAAGCAAACCAGACTCTTTTTGATTATTTGCTGTAATAGCATTTTGTATTGTCTACGTGGATGGTCTGTTTGTCTATGAAGGAAATAATTTGCCGACGCTTGAATATTAAACCAATCATTTTCTTTACTCTTCAGCGGTTATATTTCCATTCGTGAGCCCATATACCAAGTACTCTGGCATGATCAACAGAGCAACGCCATACAACTATCCAGGTGTGTTTCCAGTTACCTAAAAACCACCCACATAAGACTTGGAAGCAGTTCGTGTAtctcttgtttttttccaaacTACTGGTCATATTAACATCTTCAACACCTGGAAGTGTGTCATAAGAATATGTCATGTACTTTATTAACCATGTCGATTTGTGATGTTGCCACTACTTACACTATTTGTAAATGTCTGTTTTAACTCTTCTATGTTGAGTCCCATTCCCAAGGCCTGTCTCAAATAATTGTTGAAATGGTGATGTTTagtttggaaaacaaacaatgcACAGTATTATTGGAGAACATGGCAGGTGTAGAATAGACCTATATAATACTGACACCAACCTCCTAAGCAGTTATGGTGATGTTTAAAGTGTGAAAGCACTCCCATTATCACATTCTAtttacagggttcccacgggtcatggaatttctggaatatcatggaattttatcatctttggggcaaagtcatggaataatGGAATATCaggggaattttgttgtagcagtttaaaatgtacttgccaaaaaTAATACATTGATTCAAATATTTCCACGCAGAATTGGAGCGTCTGGTTATTAGcattactgcttgcttgagtagcccaaatgtatttattcaatGGTCATTTAATCATCTCCCAGTCTAAAGAAGTAAAAATATTCTTGAACGATATGtggctctgaaatcattggtcagtatattgtacaattaattatatagtaagtcatggaaattctttttttttgtcagggaaatgTCATGGAATtatacatttgacttagagtgggaaccctgtatttATGTAACAGGTAAAATATGCCTGACCATGGCATGATCTCTCTGCCAGGAGTTAATTTAACTgatctccctcctttctccctgTATGTCCTTGTGCAGTCCCAGTCCGAGATGATGGGAACATGCCAGATGTCCCCAGTCACCCAAGTGATCCCCAGGGCCCAAATCTGGACTGGCTGAAGAACTTCTAAGGTTCCTGACACTGATTCTTGTACAGATCTCCTCATGTCTCACCCTCCCGCTGTCTAAGTGTTATTGACTCGATGATGCTGAATAAATGTCATTTATTTAAATACATTCATGACTTTGCGTACTGTTGAAGACTAAGCTTTCCTTATGGGCTCACCTTAGGGCTAGTATGCCTATACCTTACTGTATTTCTAGTTCTGTTGTTTCATTGGAATACCTGCAAATTCACAACAATACTTCAGTAACTGTAACGATTAACATATTTTATTTGAGTTCATCTTTAAAAACATAACATACATAAATGATGTACAGAACAGTTCTGTGCCCGACTCTTGGTTAGAGTATTCATAGTATATGTGTGACCCAGTGCAGGAAATAGCACAGGTCTGTGTTCTAGAAGTCACTGTATAGCTTCACATACATAATTTGTTTTTCTTCCAAAAGTCTCCTATGTATTGTTTTGTGAGAGAGGAGATTGAAAGTTACAATGGAGTAGTCTTTGAAGTTCAGGTCCGGATTTACCAAAGGTTTGTTCTTGCAAAATTCTAACTCTAAATTCATGAACTTAAATGGTACAGACAAGGCATGTTATTTAGCTGAAATGAAAGATGCAATCTTTTGTAAGTTAAAATGCCTGCATGAAAAACATGTTCAGGGTGTATGCTTTTTTATGACCATTTTTATGCTGGCATACCTTTAGTAAAGTAGAAGCATGAAGTTCATACCGTGCTATAACTGCAATATTCCATCTGACATGGAAACAAATCCAGCATACAGGGCTCTACCCAGAGAGAGCTGGGTCATCACAGAAAATGCAAATAGGTACCTCAGACAATgcaagaggaaaaaagaaatataaatgTCATCCTTGCACTTTGAGTGCAGTATCGTTATGGAAAGCTCAGAATTTCAACTTCCACTCATGCATCTTGGGGAAAACTGGTATACTGATGAAGAGTTTGATTTTGCGTATTTGCTTTGCTGATCGGATGTCAGCATTCTATGGGTGACGTTGGGTGTGATGTCATGGTAGTACAGCTGTCTGACAAACTACCCATGAGGTTTTATATTCTTTCGAAAAACGTTCCTCTGCACTTCTGTAATTAAATAACTGGTGCGTCAACGGGAGAGGACTAATTATAGCAAGAGAAAGGCGTTTTACCGGAGCAACACAGATGTATAAacttcagattttattttacagTGCCAACATAAGGGACCATCATTTCGACGTTCTGCCACGTCTTCGTCAGAGTCtagtagagaagagaagacgTGGCAGAAcgtcgaaacgttagtcccTTATGTTGGCACTTTAAATAAAATCTGAAGTTTATACATCTGTGTTGCTCCGGTAAAACTCCTCTTGTTTTATATTCTTTCTTGGTAGATTTCCTTTGAATCTGCAGCTCAGGATTTTCTTTATAAAGTGGAGGCTCAAATGGATGCTGCAAGTTAAAATAAGCCATTTCTTTGTAATgcttattttaattaaatgccCTGTTAGCAATTTAGCATATTTGTCAACATTTATATAGCCCATCTTTTAAACTATCCTCCAGAAACTTCATCTGCCCAAGTTGAAAGAcaggaaataataaaaaaaaatctattgacCTTGACAACACAATGCATGATAAAAGTTGTCTGTGTCCAAATCAATATCTTGGCATAAACACAGCAAACAACGCACAATGTTTTCATAGTAGAGGCAATGAAAGGTTGGTTCTAAGTTAAATAATAACTTAGAAATGACTTCTAGCTCTGATACTTATAGTTATATCGATGACGATGTTGACTCTTAGGGCAAAATTATCTTTTACATTATCAGTTTTAATAATGTCACCATGTCTGCGTAATAGTGTTAGATCAGTTTCAATGCACAAGCCTAATATTTAAACATTTGTTGTCTTACT
Coding sequences within:
- the tfpt gene encoding TCF3 fusion partner → MMEDFSGLALPPLFGGHILEAELEPDGVELGPGEVELGPGEGELLDSGEPGPDEEERRELDKRKYLALSKRCKEIEQVNEKILGRLHQVQRITRRLKNERRFLMKTLDTYGDDYRNAQLTILLEDDVGATLECLPGVEDARPNGHASSPSMPQQSTAGTKKKRHRIPKEKEKEAQTDTDLSMLTDTQFTGFPSPNSLSH
- the ndufa3 gene encoding NADH dehydrogenase [ubiquinone] 1 alpha subcomplex subunit 3 codes for the protein MAGIGAFLKNAWSKEPVITASCGIGLLAVIFPFVSPYTKYSGMINRATPYNYPVPVRDDGNMPDVPSHPSDPQGPNLDWLKNF